From the Microbacterium thalassium genome, one window contains:
- a CDS encoding ABC transporter substrate-binding protein produces MNVFTRSRTGKVLGGIAAVGVSALVLAGCASTTDEGTTDAGPAEELSLTIGTALPQTGNLAFLGPPEEAGVAYATSLVNAVSEETGLTLDVVYGDSGDTDNKAYETEIPRLLGEDVSAVIGAASSGVSLQFIDQLVGAGVIQFSPANTSDAFTTYEDDGLYFRTAPSDVLQGDVLGNLIAEDGNQTLGMIVLNDSYGTGLAKYVTESFEAAGGEVVAAPTYNTGDTTFDAQVSEVLAADPDAIALITFDEVSTILPSLLGQIPADKLYFVDGNLKNFGDDLAEGSLTGSKGTLPGLSIDTLGAFTSDLDAYLEAEGDEPLTEYSYAAESFDAVILLALASLAAGSTDAGDIAEKLIEVSGGSGDGEKCTDFAACADIILSGGVADYDGISGPITFDEVGDPTEASIGIYEYGDDNNYVAYAG; encoded by the coding sequence ATGAACGTCTTCACACGTTCGCGCACTGGCAAGGTCCTCGGCGGCATCGCCGCGGTCGGCGTGAGCGCGCTCGTCCTGGCCGGATGCGCGTCCACGACCGACGAGGGCACCACCGACGCCGGCCCCGCCGAGGAGCTCAGCCTCACCATCGGCACGGCCCTCCCCCAGACCGGAAACCTCGCATTCCTCGGCCCGCCCGAGGAGGCGGGTGTCGCCTACGCCACGTCGCTCGTCAACGCGGTGTCGGAGGAGACCGGTCTCACGCTCGACGTCGTCTACGGCGACTCGGGTGACACCGACAACAAGGCCTACGAGACCGAGATCCCGCGTCTGCTCGGCGAGGACGTCTCGGCCGTCATCGGCGCCGCATCCTCCGGTGTGTCGCTGCAGTTCATCGACCAGCTGGTCGGCGCCGGCGTCATCCAGTTCTCGCCGGCGAACACGTCTGACGCGTTCACCACGTACGAGGACGACGGCCTGTACTTCCGCACCGCTCCCTCGGACGTCCTGCAGGGCGACGTGCTCGGCAACCTGATCGCCGAGGACGGCAACCAGACCCTCGGCATGATCGTGCTGAACGACTCGTACGGCACCGGCCTGGCCAAGTACGTCACCGAGTCCTTCGAGGCCGCCGGCGGCGAGGTCGTGGCGGCGCCCACCTACAACACGGGCGACACCACGTTCGACGCGCAGGTCTCCGAGGTCCTCGCGGCCGACCCCGACGCGATCGCGCTGATCACGTTCGACGAGGTCTCGACGATCCTCCCGAGCCTGCTCGGCCAGATCCCGGCCGACAAGCTGTACTTCGTGGACGGCAACCTGAAGAACTTCGGCGACGACCTCGCCGAGGGCTCGCTCACCGGTTCGAAGGGCACGCTGCCCGGCCTGTCGATCGACACGCTCGGCGCCTTCACGAGCGACCTCGACGCGTACTTGGAGGCGGAGGGCGACGAGCCCCTGACCGAGTACAGCTACGCCGCAGAGTCCTTCGACGCCGTGATCCTGCTCGCGCTGGCCAGCCTGGCTGCCGGCTCGACCGACGCCGGTGACATCGCCGAGAAGCTCATCGAGGTCTCGGGTGGCTCGGGCGACGGGGAGAAGTGCACCGACTTCGCCGCGTGCGCCGACATCATCCTCTCCGGTGGCGTCGCGGACTACGACGGCATCTCGGGTCCGATCACGTTCGACGAGGTCGGCGACCCGACCGAGGCGTCGATCGGCATCTACGAGTACGGCGACGACAACAACTACGTGGCCTACGCCGGCTGA
- a CDS encoding ABC transporter ATP-binding protein — MTTDTGTPVVVIDEVHAGYLPGVNILNGCNLVANQGELIGIIGPNGAGKSTLLKAIFGQVNIREGSVSLEGEDITGLKANKLVARGVGFIPQTNNVFPSLTIEENLQMGLYQNPKVYDERLEFVTGIFGELKKRLKQRAGSLSGGERQMVAMSRALMMDPKVLLLDEPSAGLSPVRQDEAFIRVSEINKAGVTCIMVEQNARRCLQICDRGYVLDQGRDAYTGTGRDLLNDPKVTELYLGTLGA; from the coding sequence GTGACCACCGACACAGGCACCCCGGTCGTCGTCATCGACGAGGTCCACGCCGGCTACCTGCCGGGCGTCAACATCCTCAACGGCTGCAATCTCGTCGCGAACCAGGGCGAGCTGATCGGCATCATCGGGCCGAACGGCGCCGGCAAGTCGACCCTCCTGAAGGCGATCTTCGGGCAGGTGAACATCCGCGAGGGATCGGTCTCGCTCGAGGGCGAGGACATCACGGGGCTCAAGGCGAACAAGCTGGTCGCGCGCGGGGTCGGCTTCATCCCGCAGACGAACAACGTGTTCCCGAGCCTCACGATCGAAGAGAACCTCCAGATGGGGCTGTACCAGAACCCGAAGGTCTACGACGAGCGGCTCGAGTTCGTCACCGGCATCTTCGGCGAGCTGAAGAAGCGCCTCAAGCAGCGCGCCGGCTCGCTGTCGGGCGGTGAGCGCCAGATGGTCGCGATGAGCCGCGCGCTCATGATGGACCCCAAGGTGCTGCTGCTCGACGAGCCGTCGGCGGGCCTGTCGCCGGTGCGTCAGGACGAGGCGTTCATCCGTGTCTCCGAGATCAACAAGGCGGGCGTGACCTGCATCATGGTCGAGCAGAACGCACGCCGCTGCCTGCAGATCTGCGACCGCGGCTACGTGCTCGACCAGGGCCGCGACGCCTACACGGGCACCGGCCGCGACCTGCTGAACGACCCCAAGGTCACCGAGCTGTACCTGGGCACGCTCGGCGCCTGA
- a CDS encoding ABC transporter ATP-binding protein translates to MTSPTPRPKTTGLHKGEAGPGCEKVDPIIIADGVRRSFGGVHAVDVDHLEVPRGAITALIGPNGAGKTTLFNLLTGFDKPNEGTWSFDGHDLHGVPAYKVSRMGLVRTFQLTKALGLLTVLENMKLGAKNQTGEKFWLSLFPPLWRKQEAALEERAMGILQKFKLDAKSADFAASLSGGQRKLLEMARSLMTDPTLVMLDEPMAGVNPALTQSLLDHILDLKDEGMTVLFVEHDMHMVRHIADWVVVMAEGRIVAEGDPHSVMKDPAVIDAYLGAHQDVDLGVVTGRIEVVDGESGMTAAEIEAEADAELEAEEKQEDSK, encoded by the coding sequence ATGACGTCGCCCACCCCGCGTCCGAAGACGACCGGCCTGCACAAGGGCGAGGCAGGGCCCGGCTGCGAGAAGGTCGACCCGATCATCATCGCCGACGGCGTCCGCCGCTCGTTCGGCGGCGTGCACGCGGTCGACGTCGATCACCTCGAGGTCCCCCGCGGCGCCATCACGGCGCTCATCGGCCCGAACGGTGCCGGCAAGACCACGCTGTTCAACCTGCTCACCGGCTTCGACAAGCCGAACGAGGGCACCTGGAGCTTCGACGGGCACGACCTGCACGGCGTCCCCGCCTACAAGGTGTCTCGCATGGGGCTGGTGCGCACGTTCCAGCTCACCAAGGCGCTGGGACTGCTCACGGTGCTCGAGAACATGAAGCTCGGCGCCAAGAACCAGACCGGCGAGAAGTTCTGGCTGAGCCTGTTCCCGCCGCTGTGGCGCAAGCAGGAGGCCGCGCTCGAAGAGCGGGCGATGGGGATCCTCCAGAAGTTCAAACTCGACGCCAAGTCGGCCGACTTCGCCGCCAGCCTCTCGGGCGGGCAGCGCAAGCTCCTCGAGATGGCCCGGTCGCTCATGACCGACCCGACGCTCGTCATGCTCGACGAGCCGATGGCGGGCGTGAACCCGGCGCTGACGCAGTCGCTGCTCGATCACATCCTCGACCTGAAGGACGAGGGCATGACGGTGCTGTTCGTCGAGCACGACATGCACATGGTCCGCCACATCGCCGACTGGGTCGTCGTCATGGCCGAGGGCCGCATCGTCGCCGAGGGCGACCCGCACTCGGTCATGAAGGACCCCGCCGTCATCGACGCGTACCTCGGCGCCCACCAGGACGTCGACCTCGGCGTCGTGACAGGCCGCATCGAGGTCGTCGACGGCGAGTCCGGCATGACCGCGGCCGAGATCGAAGCCGAGGCGGATGCCGAACTCGAGGCCGAAGAGAAGCAGGAGGACTCGAAGTGA
- a CDS encoding branched-chain amino acid ABC transporter permease: MDWLQILSNSASSILSPATIGYALAALGLAMHFGYGGLINMGIAGFMAIGAYGYAISILTFNLPWWLAAIIGLAAAAVFALILGIPTLRLRGDYLAIVTIAAAEVVRLLFLTTAFDDVTGSADGLSGYHNSFRASNPIPDGTYGFGPWTYNETQWWVRIMGLVTLALAVLMVWMLTKSPWGRALKGIREDEDAVRSLGKNVFSYKMQTLVLGGVLAAAGGIVYALPAAISPGVYVTSLTFFVWTALLLGGAATVFGPLLGSLIFWVLQTFLSNVLPAMASAGLLFGMSAIQAATLRFILVGAALMLLVIFMPQGLLGNKKELTFVK, translated from the coding sequence ATGGACTGGCTTCAGATTCTCTCCAACTCGGCATCCTCGATCCTGAGTCCCGCCACCATCGGCTACGCGCTGGCCGCTCTCGGCCTGGCGATGCACTTCGGCTACGGCGGCCTGATCAACATGGGCATCGCCGGCTTCATGGCCATCGGCGCCTACGGCTACGCGATCTCGATCCTGACCTTCAACCTGCCGTGGTGGCTCGCCGCGATCATCGGCCTCGCCGCCGCAGCGGTGTTCGCGCTGATCCTCGGCATCCCGACCCTGCGACTGCGGGGCGATTACCTCGCCATCGTGACGATCGCGGCGGCCGAAGTCGTGCGCCTGCTGTTCCTCACCACGGCCTTCGACGACGTGACCGGCTCGGCCGACGGGCTCAGCGGGTACCACAACAGCTTCCGCGCCTCGAACCCGATCCCGGACGGGACCTACGGGTTCGGCCCCTGGACCTACAACGAGACCCAGTGGTGGGTGCGCATCATGGGCCTGGTCACGCTCGCGCTGGCCGTCCTCATGGTGTGGATGCTCACCAAGAGCCCGTGGGGACGCGCGCTGAAGGGCATCCGCGAGGACGAGGACGCGGTGCGCTCCCTGGGCAAGAACGTGTTCTCGTACAAGATGCAGACCCTCGTGCTCGGCGGCGTGCTCGCCGCGGCGGGCGGCATCGTCTACGCGCTGCCGGCGGCCATCAGCCCCGGCGTGTACGTGACGTCGCTGACGTTCTTCGTGTGGACGGCGCTTCTGCTCGGCGGTGCGGCGACGGTCTTCGGACCGCTGCTCGGCTCGCTGATCTTCTGGGTGCTGCAGACGTTCCTGTCGAACGTCCTCCCGGCGATGGCGTCGGCGGGGCTGCTGTTCGGCATGTCGGCGATCCAGGCGGCGACGCTGCGGTTCATCCTCGTGGGTGCCGCGCTGATGCTGCTGGTGATCTTCATGCCGCAGGGTCTCCTCGGAAACAAGAAGGAGCTGACCTTTGTCAAGTGA
- a CDS encoding branched-chain amino acid ABC transporter permease, whose translation MLLGVFAASAPAFAAEGDPYRISGNVQLDGEPLEGVALTIDGPGGLQEVVTDENGQWVVFVPERGEEYVVTLDENTLPEGIAVVDEADDTPNVKEVEMSQGGRVTVNFFIGEGERNVTSFFDQLVQRVVQGISFGLMLALAAVGLTLVYGTTGISNFAHGEMVTFGAIAGFLLVGTSAAALPWWLGYPIAVVLGAVLGFVMDWGLWRPLRKRRVGIVQLMIVSIGLSLAMRYIFQFFIGGGTLQLPGASAQKIPLFGAVQMSVIDLASIGISIAVIVAFAFWLTKSRIGKATRAISDNPSLAAASGIDVDFVVRVVWILASALAALAGILYAYYRPGIRWDMGAQLLLLMFAAVVLGGLGTAYGALIGALIVGVVVEASSLWIPADLKFASGLFILIVILLFRPQGILGRRERIG comes from the coding sequence ATGCTCCTGGGCGTGTTCGCGGCGTCGGCTCCGGCCTTCGCCGCCGAGGGCGACCCCTATCGCATCAGCGGCAACGTCCAGCTCGACGGGGAGCCGCTGGAGGGCGTCGCGCTCACCATCGACGGCCCCGGCGGGCTGCAGGAGGTCGTCACCGACGAGAACGGCCAGTGGGTCGTGTTCGTGCCCGAGCGCGGCGAGGAATACGTCGTCACGCTCGACGAGAACACGCTGCCCGAGGGCATCGCGGTCGTCGATGAGGCGGACGACACGCCCAACGTCAAGGAAGTCGAGATGAGCCAGGGCGGTCGCGTCACGGTGAACTTCTTCATCGGCGAGGGCGAGCGCAACGTGACGAGCTTCTTCGACCAGCTCGTGCAGCGCGTGGTCCAGGGCATCAGCTTCGGACTGATGCTGGCGCTTGCGGCGGTCGGTCTGACGCTCGTCTACGGGACGACCGGCATCTCCAACTTCGCGCACGGCGAGATGGTGACCTTCGGGGCGATAGCCGGGTTCCTCCTGGTCGGCACGTCGGCCGCGGCTCTGCCGTGGTGGCTCGGCTATCCGATCGCGGTGGTCCTCGGCGCGGTGCTGGGCTTCGTCATGGACTGGGGTCTGTGGCGCCCGCTGCGCAAGAGGCGGGTCGGCATCGTCCAGCTCATGATCGTCAGCATCGGGCTCTCGCTCGCGATGCGCTACATCTTCCAGTTCTTCATCGGCGGCGGAACGCTCCAGCTGCCCGGCGCCTCGGCGCAGAAGATCCCGCTGTTCGGCGCGGTGCAGATGAGCGTGATCGACCTGGCGTCGATCGGCATCTCGATCGCCGTCATCGTCGCGTTCGCCTTCTGGCTCACCAAGTCCCGCATCGGCAAGGCGACGCGCGCGATCTCGGACAACCCGTCGCTGGCTGCGGCATCGGGCATCGACGTCGATTTCGTCGTCCGCGTCGTGTGGATCCTCGCGAGCGCCCTCGCCGCGCTCGCGGGCATCCTCTACGCGTACTACCGCCCCGGCATCCGCTGGGACATGGGCGCGCAGCTGCTGCTGCTGATGTTCGCCGCGGTCGTGCTCGGCGGCCTCGGCACCGCCTACGGCGCGCTCATCGGAGCGCTCATCGTCGGCGTCGTGGTCGAGGCGTCGAGCCTGTGGATCCCGGCGGACCTGAAGTTCGCCAGCGGACTGTTCATCCTCATCGTGATCCTGCTGTTCCGACCACAGGGCATCCTCGGTCGACGCGAGAGAATAGGTTAA
- the guaB gene encoding IMP dehydrogenase: MEQHDPFGFVGLTYDDVLLLPGHTDVIPSEADTSSHVTRRITVATPLISAAMDTVTETRLAIAIAREGGIGIIHRNLSIADQAKMVDRVKRSESGMITDPITTTPDATIEEVDGLCAQYRISGLPVIDEDGRLVGIVTNRDMRFVSGFERQTTLVKDVMTSDGLVTGKVGIGANEVIALFAEHRVEKLPLIDDEGKLAGLITIKDFDKSEKYPLATKDEHGRLRVGAAIGFFGDAWERAEALRDAGVDVVVVDTANGQSAGVIDMVRRIKADPSFAHIDVIGGNVATREGAQSLIDAGVDAVKVGVGPGSICTTRIVAGVGVPQVTAIYEASLAAREAGIPVIADGGLQYSGDIAKALVAGADSVMLGSLLAGTDESPGEVVFQGGKQFKLYRGMGSLGALQTRGKKTSYSKDRYFQADVPNDDKLIPEGIEGQVAYRGPVSAVAYQLVGGLRQSMFYVGARTVDELKRKGKFVRITSAGLKESHPHDVQIVVEAPNYKR; this comes from the coding sequence ATGGAGCAGCACGATCCCTTCGGCTTCGTCGGTCTGACCTACGACGACGTCCTCCTTCTGCCGGGGCACACCGACGTCATCCCGAGCGAGGCCGACACGTCGTCGCACGTCACGCGACGCATCACCGTCGCGACGCCGCTCATCTCGGCGGCGATGGACACCGTCACCGAGACGCGCCTGGCCATCGCGATCGCGCGCGAGGGCGGCATCGGGATCATCCACCGCAATCTGTCGATCGCCGACCAGGCGAAGATGGTCGATCGCGTCAAGCGCAGCGAGTCGGGCATGATCACCGACCCGATCACGACGACGCCGGACGCCACGATCGAAGAGGTCGACGGCCTGTGCGCGCAGTACCGCATCTCGGGCCTCCCGGTCATCGACGAGGACGGGCGGCTGGTCGGCATCGTCACCAACCGCGACATGCGGTTCGTCTCGGGCTTCGAGCGCCAGACGACGCTCGTCAAGGACGTCATGACCAGCGACGGCCTCGTCACCGGCAAGGTCGGCATAGGCGCCAACGAGGTCATCGCGCTGTTCGCCGAGCACCGCGTCGAGAAGCTCCCCCTCATCGACGACGAGGGCAAGCTCGCCGGCCTCATCACGATCAAGGACTTCGACAAGAGCGAGAAGTACCCGCTCGCGACCAAGGACGAGCACGGGCGCCTGCGCGTGGGCGCTGCGATCGGCTTCTTCGGCGACGCCTGGGAGCGCGCCGAGGCCCTGCGCGACGCGGGCGTGGACGTCGTCGTCGTCGACACCGCCAACGGCCAGTCCGCGGGCGTCATCGACATGGTCCGCCGCATCAAGGCCGACCCGTCGTTCGCGCACATCGACGTCATCGGCGGCAACGTCGCCACGCGCGAGGGCGCCCAGTCGCTCATCGACGCGGGCGTCGACGCCGTCAAGGTCGGCGTCGGACCGGGCTCCATCTGCACGACGCGCATCGTCGCGGGCGTGGGCGTACCCCAGGTCACCGCGATCTACGAGGCGTCGCTCGCGGCGCGCGAGGCCGGCATCCCGGTGATCGCCGACGGCGGGCTGCAGTACTCCGGCGACATCGCCAAGGCCCTCGTCGCCGGCGCCGACTCGGTGATGCTCGGATCGCTCCTGGCCGGCACGGACGAGTCGCCGGGCGAGGTCGTGTTCCAGGGCGGCAAGCAGTTCAAGCTCTACCGCGGCATGGGGTCGCTGGGCGCGCTGCAGACGCGCGGCAAGAAGACGTCGTACTCGAAGGACCGCTACTTCCAGGCCGACGTCCCCAACGACGACAAGCTGATCCCCGAGGGCATCGAGGGTCAGGTCGCCTACCGCGGCCCGGTGTCGGCGGTCGCGTATCAGCTGGTCGGCGGCCTGCGTCAGTCGATGTTCTACGTCGGCGCCCGCACGGTCGATGAGCTGAAGAGAAAGGGCAAGTTCGTGCGCATCACGTCGGCCGGGCTCAAGGAGTCCCACCCGCACGACGTGCAGATCGTCGTCGAGGCGCCCAACTACAAGCGCTGA
- a CDS encoding nitroreductase/quinone reductase family protein: protein MSGFFTRTGARLGVWLYRRTNGRAMNGGGPPRVLLLTTPGRRSGEPRPTCVASLRDGDAFVVWGTGAGSPRDPDWFKNLRAAGETTVQAGDRAFRARVRELTGPERDAQWARIVDHVPGVQGYAVKSGRTIPVAVLTPLDV, encoded by the coding sequence ATGAGCGGCTTCTTCACACGGACCGGCGCGCGATTGGGCGTCTGGCTGTACCGGCGCACGAACGGGCGTGCGATGAACGGCGGCGGCCCGCCGCGCGTGCTGCTGCTGACGACGCCCGGACGACGCTCGGGCGAGCCCCGGCCGACGTGCGTGGCGTCGCTGCGCGACGGCGACGCGTTCGTGGTGTGGGGCACCGGCGCCGGCTCGCCGCGCGACCCGGACTGGTTCAAGAACCTGCGCGCGGCCGGCGAGACGACCGTGCAGGCCGGCGACCGCGCGTTCCGCGCCCGCGTGCGCGAGCTGACGGGGCCCGAGCGCGACGCGCAGTGGGCCAGGATCGTCGACCACGTCCCCGGGGTCCAGGGATACGCCGTGAAGTCCGGCCGGACGATCCCGGTCGCGGTGCTCACGCCGCTCGATGTCTGA
- a CDS encoding GuaB3 family IMP dehydrogenase-related protein: protein MEIELGRAKRARRAYTFDDIAVVPSRRTRNPEDVSTAWSIDAFQFDIPVLGAPMDSVVSPATAIMLGKLGGLGVLDLEGLWTRYDDPEPLLEEIASLPDAGATRRMQELYAEPIKPELVRDRIAEIRAAGVTVAGSLTPQRTQQLYETVVAAGVDLFVIRGTTVSAEHVSSVEQPLNLKKFIYDLDVPVIVGGAATYTAALHLMRTGAAGVLVGFGGGAASTTRATLGVHMPMATAVADVAGARRDYLDESGGRYVHVIADGGVGTSGDIVKALAMGADAVMLGVALARATDAPGRGHHWGPESHHAKLPRGRRVTVDQVGTLESVLYGPAPVADGTANLIGALRKSMATTGYSDLKEFQRVEVVVAPYATR, encoded by the coding sequence ATGGAGATCGAACTCGGCCGCGCCAAGCGCGCCCGCCGCGCCTACACGTTCGACGACATCGCGGTCGTGCCCTCCCGGCGCACCCGCAACCCCGAGGACGTCTCGACAGCGTGGTCGATCGACGCCTTCCAGTTCGACATCCCGGTGCTGGGCGCCCCGATGGACTCCGTCGTGAGCCCCGCGACCGCCATCATGCTCGGCAAGCTCGGCGGACTCGGCGTCCTGGACCTCGAGGGCCTGTGGACCCGGTACGACGACCCGGAGCCGCTGCTCGAGGAGATCGCGTCGCTCCCGGATGCCGGGGCCACGCGCCGCATGCAGGAGCTGTACGCCGAGCCCATCAAGCCCGAGCTCGTGCGTGACCGCATCGCCGAGATCCGCGCGGCCGGCGTCACCGTCGCCGGCTCCCTCACGCCGCAGCGGACGCAGCAGCTGTACGAGACCGTCGTGGCCGCCGGCGTCGACCTGTTCGTCATCCGCGGCACCACGGTCTCGGCCGAGCACGTCTCGAGCGTGGAGCAGCCGCTGAACCTCAAGAAGTTCATCTACGACCTCGACGTCCCGGTCATCGTCGGCGGCGCCGCGACGTACACCGCGGCCCTGCACCTCATGCGCACCGGCGCGGCCGGCGTCCTCGTCGGCTTCGGCGGGGGAGCGGCTTCGACCACGCGCGCGACCCTCGGCGTCCACATGCCCATGGCCACCGCCGTCGCCGACGTCGCCGGCGCGCGCCGCGACTACCTCGATGAGTCGGGCGGCCGCTACGTGCACGTCATCGCCGACGGGGGCGTGGGCACCTCCGGCGACATCGTCAAAGCGCTCGCGATGGGGGCGGATGCCGTCATGCTCGGCGTCGCGCTCGCCCGCGCCACCGACGCGCCCGGCCGGGGCCACCACTGGGGCCCCGAGTCGCACCACGCGAAGCTGCCGCGCGGACGCCGCGTGACCGTCGACCAGGTGGGCACGCTGGAATCGGTGCTGTACGGCCCCGCTCCGGTCGCCGACGGCACCGCCAACCTCATCGGCGCCCTGCGGAAGTCCATGGCCACCACCGGCTACTCCGATCTCAAGGAGTTCCAGCGGGTCGAGGTCGTGGTGGCCCCGTACGCCACACGATGA
- a CDS encoding SURF1 family cytochrome oxidase biogenesis protein, with translation MTDAAPELPDDEVFPPTLREVMIRPRWIALLLLCLVVAGVFAWLGQWQLARAITTDPLPPGATEQVEPIEDILEPGAYLPEPLVGQKVSVSGWWIDTDFLVVGSRFNDGAEGYWVTGQLRLWDGEGGFDQGDAPVSLAVAIGWAPTLEAAQQAASDLEDDIAGRDLDAPAELTGRLVSDEGPSLPPRDGDPWAMDRMSPAMLLGQWNDVEDLSVYRAYLVADEPWGDLEAISSPPPDESGAVNWLNIFYAAEWAIFAGFAFYLWYRLARDQWEREVEDLEDMKADAAAAASGAGDSPAGGSGTAD, from the coding sequence ATGACGGACGCGGCCCCCGAGCTTCCCGACGACGAGGTCTTCCCGCCGACGCTGCGGGAGGTCATGATCCGGCCGCGCTGGATCGCGCTGCTGCTGCTGTGCCTGGTCGTGGCGGGCGTGTTCGCCTGGCTCGGCCAGTGGCAGCTCGCGCGCGCGATCACGACCGACCCGCTGCCGCCGGGGGCGACCGAGCAGGTCGAGCCGATCGAAGACATCCTCGAGCCCGGCGCGTATCTGCCCGAGCCGCTCGTCGGCCAGAAGGTCTCGGTGAGCGGCTGGTGGATCGACACCGACTTCCTCGTCGTCGGATCGCGCTTCAACGACGGCGCCGAGGGGTACTGGGTCACCGGCCAGCTCCGGCTGTGGGACGGCGAGGGCGGTTTCGACCAGGGCGACGCCCCGGTCTCGCTCGCCGTCGCGATCGGCTGGGCGCCCACCCTCGAGGCCGCGCAGCAGGCGGCATCCGATCTCGAAGACGACATCGCCGGCCGCGACCTCGACGCTCCCGCCGAGCTCACCGGACGCCTCGTGTCCGACGAGGGCCCGTCGCTGCCGCCGCGCGACGGCGATCCGTGGGCGATGGACCGCATGTCGCCGGCGATGCTGCTGGGCCAGTGGAACGACGTCGAGGACCTGTCGGTGTACCGCGCGTACCTCGTCGCGGACGAGCCGTGGGGCGACCTCGAGGCGATCTCGTCGCCGCCGCCCGACGAGTCCGGCGCGGTGAATTGGCTGAACATCTTCTACGCCGCCGAGTGGGCCATCTTCGCCGGGTTCGCGTTCTACCTCTGGTACCGCCTCGCGCGCGACCAGTGGGAGCGCGAGGTCGAGGACCTCGAGGACATGAAGGCGGATGCCGCGGCCGCGGCATCGGGCGCCGGCGACTCCCCGGCGGGCGGGTCGGGAACGGCCGACTAG
- a CDS encoding DUF3817 domain-containing protein: MPRAPKLASFPAIRGALKFYQVASVITGTMLLLLVAEMIAKYGLGYELFLGGSGGFLWFAPVVEGPEGLESTGDGFNLSLGILVAHGWFYVVYLFACFRVWSLMRWNFLRLAMLASGGIVPLLSFFMEAIVGREVKAYLQQREDEELHTRAERSSLTHEIPTENKR, encoded by the coding sequence ATGCCCCGCGCCCCCAAGCTCGCCTCGTTCCCGGCGATCCGCGGAGCCCTGAAGTTCTACCAGGTCGCGTCCGTCATCACGGGCACGATGCTGCTGCTCCTCGTGGCCGAGATGATCGCCAAGTACGGGCTCGGCTACGAGCTCTTCCTGGGCGGCTCCGGCGGGTTCCTGTGGTTCGCCCCTGTCGTCGAAGGCCCCGAGGGCCTGGAGTCCACCGGCGACGGGTTCAACCTGTCGCTGGGCATCCTCGTCGCCCACGGCTGGTTCTATGTCGTGTACCTGTTCGCGTGCTTCCGCGTGTGGAGCCTCATGCGGTGGAACTTCCTGCGCCTGGCTATGCTCGCCTCGGGCGGCATCGTGCCGCTGCTGTCGTTCTTCATGGAGGCGATCGTGGGCCGCGAGGTCAAGGCGTACCTGCAGCAGCGCGAGGACGAAGAGCTCCACACACGAGCCGAGCGCTCGTCCCTCACCCACGAGATCCCGACGGAGAACAAGCGGTGA